One Amaranthus tricolor cultivar Red isolate AtriRed21 chromosome 10, ASM2621246v1, whole genome shotgun sequence genomic window carries:
- the LOC130826297 gene encoding uncharacterized protein LOC130826297, with amino-acid sequence MAENTDPPPLTPPAKDLIALHLRREPFEYGLLPIPKLIFADPSVTLGSLKEKLLQHASSSSSSDSLRVNSSAIADSLQISPEHSRLVLDILASVLHSDSDPLVVAKPEDVESVGVNVFDLILFLYIQSYKRLLPRSRKDSAAVGDVWPSTSAFDGYLSALSPLQLVRCNTRKFMPSQADEEAHLLSYLQKHLANILTLLAEPIEGGGDEALVLPLERFEHLGFLIHFGVKGSEAITMSQAAPFFANSDPDMPAAPVPATQVHDWLLQKIDDALERIGEKSPAKENGPSSGSDNDFAMADANTSSAKASTSSRGLTFIEGISKSSFVKQAAEVGSSLKVLNCHDSVIYVLAPLRYATIYGCSDATIVLGAVGKALRVEHCERVHVISAAKRICIANCRECMFFLGVNQRPLIVGDNHKLQVAPYNTFYPQLEEHMCQVGVEPTINLWNEPLALGVVDPHDSLSHPAGVSDVQTEPAALVDPDQFTNFLIPNWFGGEDLGATKGNPFSLSEAYMASQQKNNTNLGEVKQVLQETPLDEGKKRELSCALHVLFKDWLYASGNIRQLYCLQGD; translated from the exons ATGGCGGAAAACACCGACCCACCGCCATTAACACCACCCGCTAAAGATCTAATCGCACTTCATCTTCGCCGCGAACCTTTCGAGTATGGCCTTCTTCCTATCCCTAAACTCATCTTCGCTGATCCTTCCGTTACTCTTGGATCTCTCAAAGAAAAGCTTCTTCAACacgcttcttcttcttcttcttctgatTCGCTTCGAGTCAACTCATCCGCCATTGCTGATTCCCTTCAAATCTCTCCCGAACATTCTCGACTTGTTCTTGATATTCTAGCATCTGTTCTTCATTCCGATTCCGATCCTCTTGTTGTTGCCAAACCGGAAGATGTAGAATCTGTTGGAGTGAAtgtgtttgatttgattttgtttctgTATATTCAGTCTTATAAAAGACTTCTTCCTAGAAGTCGTAAGGATTCTGCTGCCGTTGGTGATGTATGGCCTTCTACTTCTGCTTTTGATGGATACTTGTCTGCTCTTTCTCCGCTTCAG CTTGTGCGCTGCAATACTCGCAAATTCATGCCATCGCAAGCAGATGAAGAAGCTCATCTGTTATCCTACTTACAAAAGCACTTGGCAAATATTCTTACCCTTTTAGCTGAGCCAATTGAAGGGGGAGGCGACGAAGCTCTG GTATTACCCTTGGAAAGGTTTGAACATCTCGGCTTTCTGATTCATTTTGGTGTGAAAGGATCTGAAGCCATAACAATGAGCCAAGCGGCACCGTTTTTTGCAAATTCAGACCCTGATATGCCTGCTGCACCTGTACCTGCAACTCAAGTTCATGACTGGCTTTTGCAAAAAATAGATGATGCTTTAGAACGTATAGGTGAGAAGTCCCCTGCAAAGGAAAATGGTCCATCAAGTGGTTCTGATAATGACTTTGCTATGGCTGATGCTAATACAAGTTCGGCTAAGGCTTCAACTAGTTCCAGAGGCTTGACCTTTATTGAAGGGATCTCTAAGTCTTCTTTTGTAAAGCAAGCAGCTGAAGTAGGCTCTTCACTTAAG GTGCTAAATTGTCATGACTCAGTTATTTATGTTTTAGCACCATTGAGATATGCCACTATATATGGCTGCTCTGATGCAACCATAGTTCTTGGAGCTGTTGGCAAG GCTTTAAGAGTGGAACATTGCGAGCGAGTTCATGTCATCTCTGCAGCTAAACGAATTTGTATCGCCAACTGTCGTGAATGCATGTTTTTCTTGGGAGTCAATCAACGTCCTCTTATTGTTGGTGATAACCATAAGCTGCAG GTGGCACCATACAATACTTTTTATCCACAGTTGGAGGAGCATATGTGTCAAGTTGGTGTTGAGCCCACCATCAACTTGTGGAATGAGCCTTTGGCACTGGGTGTGGTTGATCCACATGATTCATTATCACATCCGGCAGGAGTTTCGGATGTTCAAACTGAGCCAGCTGCACTGGTGGATCCTGATCAATTTACGAACTTTTTG ATTCCAAATTGGTTTGGTGGTGAAGATCTTGGAGCCACTAAAGGCAACCCGTTTTCTTTATCTGAAGCTTATATGGCCTCTCAGCaaaaaaat AATACAAACCTCGGAGAGGTTAAGCAAGTCCTGCAAGAAACCCCGCTTGACGAGGGCAAGAAGCGAGAACTCTCATGTGCACTTCACGTATTATTCAAAGATTGGTTATACG CTTCTGGGAATATTCGCCAACTATATTGCTTACAGGGAGACTAA
- the LOC130826296 gene encoding FT-interacting protein 3: MHKPPQDDFSLKETNPHLGGGKITGDKLTSTYDLVEQMQYLYVRVVKAKDLPSMDVTGGCDPYVEVRLGNYKGTTRHFEKKSNPEWNQVFAFSKDRIQASVLEVTVKDKDVVKDDFIGRTLFDLNEIPKRVPPDSPLAPQWYRLEDKKGEKSRGELMLAVWWGTQADEAFPEAWHSDAATVSGSDALANIRSKVYLSPKLWYLRVNVIEAQDLVPTDKSRFPEVYVKAILGSQALRTRVSPTRNINPMWNEDLMFVAAEPFEEPLILSVEDRVGPNKDEVLGRCAIPLQYVDRRLDHKPILSKWFNLEKHIIVDGEKKKEVKFASRIHLRICLEGGYHVLDESTHYSSDLRPTAKQLWKHSIGVLELGILTAQGLMPMKVKDGRPTTDAYCVAKYGQKWVRTRTIIDSFSPKWNEQYTWEVYDPCTVITVGVFDNCHLHGGDKGGGARDSRIGKVRIRLSTLETDRVYTHAYPLLVLHPTGVKKMGEIQLAVRFTCSSLLNMMHMYSHPLLPKMHYLHPLTVSQLDNLRHQATQIVSMRLSRAEPPLRKEIVEYMLDVSSHMWSMRRSKANFFRIMNVLSGILAVGRWFDQICNWKNPITTVLIHILFFILVMYPELILPTIFLYLFLIGVWYYRWRPRHPPHMDTRLSHADSAHPDELDEEFDTFPTSKPPDIVRMRYDRLRSIAGRIQTVVGDLATQGERLQSLLSWRDPRATALFVIFCLVAAIVLYVTPFQVVALLTGFYILRHPRFRHKLPSVPLNFFRRLPARTDSML, encoded by the coding sequence ATGCATAAGCCTCCTCAGGATGATTTCTCTCTTAAAGAGACTAATCCCCACCTTGGTGGAGGAAAAATCACAGGAGATAAGCTTACAAGTACTTATGATCTTGTTGAGCAAATGCAATACCTCTATGTTAGGGTAGTAAAAGCTAAAGATTTGCCTAGTATGGATGTTACTGGTGGTTGTGACCCTTATGTGGAAGTTAGACTTGGTAATTATAAGGGTACGACCCGACATTTCGAAAAGAAGAGTAATCCTGAATGGAATCAGGTTTTTGCCTTTTCTAAGGATAGGATTCAGGCTTCTGTACTTGAGGTCACTGTGAAGGATAAGGATGTTGTTAAGGATGATTTTATCGGTCGTACTTTATTTGATCTTAATGAGATCCCGAAGAGGGTACCCCCCGATAGTCCTTTGGCACCACAGTGGTATAGGCTTGAAGATAAAAAGGGCGAAAAGTCGAGAGGAGAGTTGATGTTAGCTGTTTGGTGGGGTACTCAAGCCGATGAGGCATTTCCTGAGGCGTGGCATTCGGATGCTGCTACTGTTAGTGGGAGTGATGCACTTGCTAATATTCGTTCGAAGGTGTATTTATCGCCTAAGCTTTGGTATCTTAGGGTTAATGTGATTGAGGCTCAAGACTTGGTTCCAACCGACAAAAGTCGTTTTCCTGAAGTGTATGTGAAGGCTATTCTTGGAAGCCAAGCTCTTAGAACTAGAGTCTCACCGACTAGGAACATTAATCCTATGTGGAACGAGGATCTTATGTTTGTAGCTGCCGAGCCTTTTGAAGAGCCATTGATTTTGAGTGTAGAGGATAGGGTTGGGCCTAACAAGGATGAAGTATTGGGGAGGTGTGCAATTCCATTGCAATATGTTGATAGACGGTTGGATCATAAACCAATACTCTCAAAATGGTTCAATCTTGAAAAACATATTATTGTGGATGGTGAAAAGAAGAAGGAAGTCAAGTTTGCGAGTAGAATTCATTTGAGGATTTGTTTGGAAGGTGGTTATCATGTTCTAGATGAGTCAACTCATTATAGTAGTGATCTAAGGCCAACGGCTAAACAATTGTGGAAACATAGCATCGGAGTTCTTGAACTTGGTATCTTAACTGCACAAGGATTGATGCCTATGAAGGTGAAGGATGGTCGTCCGACTACTGATGCTTATTGTGTGGCCAAATATGGTCAAAAATGGGTGAGAACGAGAACTATCATCGATAGTTTCAGCCCGAAGTGGAACGAGCAGTATACGTGGGAGGTGTATGATCCTTGCACTGTCATCACTGTTGGTGTCTTCGACAATTGTCATTTACACGGAGGAGATAAAGGTGGTGGAGCAAGAGACTCGAGGATTGGCAAAGTGAGGATTCGTCTTTCGACCCTCGAAACTGATCGTGTGTATACACATGCATACCCGCTGCTCGTATTGCACCCAACAGGAGTGAAAAAGATGGGTGAAATCCAATTGGCTGTGAGGTTTACATGTTCATCATTGCTCAATATGATGCATATGTACTCTCATCCATTGCTTCCGAAGATGCATTACCTCCACCCATTAACTGTGAGCCAACTCGATAACTTGAGGCACCAGGCCACTCAAATTGTTTCTATGAGGCTAAGTCGTGCTGAGCCGCCTTTGCGGAAAGAAATAGTCGAATATATGTTGGATGTGAGTTCTCATATGTGGAGTATGAGACGAAGCAAGGCGAATTTCTTTAGAATCATGAATGTCTTGTCGGGGATACTCGCCGTAGGAAGATGGTTTGATCAGATTTGCAACTGGAAAAATCCGATCACTACTGTTCTTATCCACATCTTGTTCTttattttggtcatgtaccCGGAACTGATTTTACCCACAATATTTCTGTACTTGTTCCTCATCGGAGTATGGTACTACCGATGGAGGCCAAGGCATCCTCCCCATATGGACACTCGTCTTTCTCATGCAGATTCCGCTCACCCCGATGAACTCGATGAAGAATTCGACACATTCCCAACATCTAAACCGCCTGATATCGTAAGGATGAGGTATGATCGATTAAGGAGTATAGCCGGGAGAATCCAAACTGTTGTGGGAGACTTGGCAACTCAAGGTGAAAGGCTTCAATCTCTGCTCAGCTGGCGTGACCCACGAGCTACTGCACTGTTCGTTATCTTCTGCTTGGTCGCTGCCATCGTTCTGTACGTCACACCATTCCAAGTTGTGGCTCTTTTAACCGGGTTTTACATCTTAAGGCATCCTAGGTTCCGTCATAAGCTACCGTCAGTCCCCCTAAATTTCTTCCGAAGGTTGCCTGCTCGTACAGACTCGATGTTGTGA
- the LOC130826298 gene encoding outer envelope pore protein 16-3, chloroplastic/mitochondrial-like, with protein MDSLDPSERRYLEDDDTPMMKVIKGTTSGLAAGTIFGTVVATWYDVPRVERKVALPGLIRTLKMMGNYGVTFAAIGGVYIGVEQLMQHYRMKRDFVNGAVGGFVAGASVLGFKGRSISTAISAGAALAVTSSLIDAGGQTTRIDNGKEYYPYTLKKRPAPTE; from the exons ATGGACTCATTGGACCCTTCAGAGCGTAGATACCTTGAAGATGACGACACCCCCATGATGAAGGTAATTAAGGGTACAACTAGTGGTTTAGCAGCTGGAACAATCTTTGGTACTGTTGTGGCAACCTGGTATGACGTACCACGTGTTGAGAGAAAAGTCGCGTTACCAGGATTGATAAGGACATTGAAGATGATGGGAAACTATGGGGTGACTTTTGCTGCAATTGGTGGTGTTTACATTGGTGTTGAGCAGTTGATGCAGCATTATAGGATGAAAAGGGACTTTGTCAATGGTGCAGTTGGTGGCTTTGTTGCTGGAGCTTCTGTTTTGGGCTTCAAAG GAAGGAGCATTTCAACAGCAATCTCCGCGGGAGCAGCATTGGCTGTAACTTCTTCACTGATTGATGCTGGTGGTCAGACAACAAGAATCGACAATGGCAAAGAGTACTACCCTTACACACTCAAGAAAAGGCCAGCTCCCACAGAATGA